GCTAGCTTAGATTATCAAAGCTGTGGTAaatataacatgatttgacataattttatctgtggccaatgaccttgagccttctggGATGGGCACTTATAATGTAAATCTATGACAGTACTCAAGGGGGCTTGAACTAtctagctctccctgtagattttgtgGTGACATAGTGTCCCTATGAGtggcagaacactgagccaatcacggcgcaactagagaagatTACCAACCCCTAAGGCTCAGTGTTTTCCACTGGCTGCctctccaccacagaaagcactgagctaggctgaaacgccTGCATTTTGGAGATGCCTTACGCAAGAGTGCAACAAAGAGAACATGTTTGTTTGTATGccgctttattaactcaataataataattttgaaatataatattaatgccaaaatagcatgcaaaacaggcaacattaatttttttagctaaacaggtggggcttaAAACAGGAGAGGCCCTGAATAAAAATTATGACATTGTATGTTTAGCTGATATGTGAGCCAGTACATTGAAGCAGCAAATCAAATTGGGATAATGTTGTAGGTTACACCGGAAAGTATTTGCCATTTAATATTATTTCATTAGAAATCTGATTATTTCAaaaggctagctagcttgcagtgtTAAGCAAACTTGCTAGCAAGGGAAGACAACAAGACAAGAGACTCTTCTTTTGCTTTCACAACAAATGAGAAGACACCAAGAAAACCTCTGTCGcccccttgtgaatgttgaccagtGAAAAAGCAACTATAGAGGATGTGTGTTGCTGGAATAGAGGCAAAGAAAAACCTAACTTGTGTATTAAATACATATCCAGCAGCACCCTTCACCCCCACTGCCTTCAACCCATTTTATTATTTCACATGTTGCTCAATTCAAGACCTTTTGACTCATGACAAATCAAATGAATCAGACATAAAGTAGGAGTTCCCTCTTCCTATAGGTCAACATGTTGGTTGAAGAATGTGATATCAGTTGGCATGGTACTTTCTCAACAATGGCAATTGGTCAATTTGTTTTACACactgattaaaaaaataattttacaTTGATAAAGGGCAGAGCATCAAAAAGATGTGAGGAAGGAGGGTACGGCTGGCTGGTCTGTTTGTTCCCATCCAATTATGTTCCTTTCCTCCATTGTCCTGAGGGGGATTTCTGTTTCTCTGCATCCTGGACGTTTAGGCCTTTCATGAATGACAACGCTAGCTACACAGTTTCAGACAATACAGGAAAACAGTTGAGAATTTTTATCAAAAGATAAATAGATGTCAGCTGAATTGTCTCTTTCATACTTTATATTTTAGTACAAGAGTCCTGAAAAATATAATCagagaaaggagaaggagagaaagagagagtaagtgagagggaaggagggagagagcgagaaaaagtCGGAAAGTGAACTGAATTGTGGTTTTCATTTCTCTTCCGCTGTGAGTGTGACATTGCATATTAAGTGGAAACGTGACCACACGTTTTTATCTGAACTGGCAACCACAGAGCTTCAGCTAAGCCTCTGTGTTCACCTCTGATACAGTTTGTCTGAAGGAGAGACCAGTCATGTGACTGAGACATGATGGAAACCGTCTGTCTAGGAGGAGCAATGTGGGGACTAAAAGAGAAACAAGCGACCACCAGGCTTCCTCAAGTCAAGTTGTCCAGATCACATCCTCTTCTTCTGACTCCCTTTCACCTTTCTTCCTATTTTCTCTCAACTCTTTATTTTCCCCTCTTTGTATCATCAATGAGAGTGAATGAGGTGTCAGCAATATGACAAATTCACCAGTGGCACATAAGGATGCTGCCAAGTAGTTGACAATGATTCCAAAAGCTGAAAAGCTGAAAGGTAAAATGGGAATAAATATCCTTGTTTTTCCACTGTTGAAACATGACACTTATTAAAACATAGCATGACTGAAGTCATCTAGGACTTTCCCCAAAAGATGTACCACTTCCCCTGATATGTTATTTTATATTTCCTTGACACAGTTCCACTTTCTTTCTGGGATTTTCATCACATAACACTTAGAAAATGTGAAGCTGATTTATTGAGTAATTTATGTAGATTCACAGTTACCCTGTGTCCATATGTATCCCAACTGATAAAAACTCTGAAATATGTGTGTCTACACAAGTTGGGAAAACCTATTCAGTGTTTACTAGCCTGTGAGCTAATAAGGACTGAAACCACTCCTCATACCAAATGTGACTTCTCTCAGACGTGGGCCACATTCACTTGAGACTGAGTGCAGGTTGTGACGCAGAACCAGAACTATTATGCACTGTTCGCTCGTTGGACTGCGTGTTTCGACCATCTCTGTCATCGGCTAGTGCTCTCCGGTACACCCCCGCTAAGGTCTGCCTGAACCTCGACCCTCTCATGTCCAACCCCATACAGAAGTACAGCAGCGGGTTCACACAACTGTTGAAGTAGGTAAAGGCTGTGGCCACTGTCAGCCCCCCCGTCACCACCGTACTGTTGCTGTTCACCATCTTTGCCAGTAGGAGGCAGTGGTAGGGCGCCCAGCACAGGAAGAAAGCACAGACCAGCGATACCAAGATCCGGAGTGGACGTGACTTGCCCAACAGGCGGGTGCGTCTGATGCCTAGCCCTGCCAGGATGTAGCAGCAGAGGATGATGAGGAAAGGAAGCAGGAAACCGCATAGGAAGCGCATTAGGTAGAGCGCGAGCTTAGCGCTGTTATCGACTTTTGGCTCATTGTCCTCCAGAGAGCACTTGCTCAGGTTATTCTTGCTGAGGTAAACCTGGCGGTAGGCGAAGTGGGGGGCGCTCAAAATGGCCGCCACAGCCCACACGCCGGCACTTACCAGGCGGGCGGTGCAGATCGTCCTACGCCGTTTGGTAAAGACGGGGTGCCAGATGCAGAGCGTCCGGTCCATGCTGATGACGGCGAGCAGGAACACACTGCAGAACATGTTGGCATACCTGAAGAAGCCGTTGAACTTGCATAAGAAGATGCCGAACGGCCAGTAGTCGAAGAAGAGCTTTTTGGTCAGCGAGAGCACACGGCTCAGGCAGAAGATGAGGTCGGCCACGGCCAGGTTGACCAGCCACACATTGGTGATGGTGGGCTTGAGCTTGAAGCCTGCCATCCAGATGACTACAGAGTTGCCCGTGGTGCCCAGGACAATGGTCAGCGTGAGAAGGACAATGTTTAATTTGTTCATGATGGCATCGATGTCCACCACCTTGGCTTCGTCATCTCGGGCGGCTGAGGTGACGAGGGCAAACGGAATGGTGGCGTTTGGTGTCATTCTGTAAAAAAAAGGCAACAAGGGTGTGAATACACAGCATGACTTccttctagtctacagtatactTAATGGCTTTCCTTTAGATGAGTCATATAGTGTAACACTGTTTCCTCTAATGGTAGAACACTTTGTCACAGCCAGCAACCAGTCAGTTAAAATCTTCTTCGGGATAGGTGTACTGTCCACGAGATGGTTGAGCtgacgtaggctaatgtgattagcacgagattgtaagtaacaagaaaatttcccaggacatagatatgtctgatattgtcagaaagcttaaattcttgttaatctaactgcactgtccagtttacagtagctattacagtgaaataataccatgctattgtttgaggagagtggacaattttgaacataaaaagttattaataaacaaattaggtacatttgggcagtcttgatacaacattttgaacagaaatgcaatggttccttGCACATATACTGCTGCCATCTAgaggccaaaatctaaattgcacttgggctggaataatacactatggcctttctcttgcatttcaaagatgatggtacaaaaaaatacaaaataactgtagttttctttctttgtattgtcttttaccagatctattgtgttatattctcctacattccatgttatattgtgttatattcacatttccacaatattcaaagtgtttcctttgaaatggtaccaagaatatgcatatccttgcttcagtgcCTGagctagatttgggtatgtcattttagacgAAAACTttaaaaaaggggcggatccttaagaggttttaataatATCAGGAAGAGGACTCATACTCACAAATGAACAAAACTCTATAAATTCTTGACTTTAAGATtacaattaaatatattttgctaTTTAGGAAGTATTCTGAATCTTCAGATGGGATGTTGTGTACCAGGCATGATGTAGTCTATTCAGGACAATCTATTTCTATGTCTGAGtcattctgtgtgtgtgactgggaaTGTGTGTGGGTATTTTTGTGAGTATGTGGCGGGGGTCTGGGACTGTGAACTACCCACAGTTTTAAccttttacatttttttcccccaaagtgcacaccacaggaggctgctgaggggaggacagctcataataatggctggaatggactaaatggaatggtatcaatcaCCTGTTTCAtgtatttgacaccattccactcattccacTTTGTATTTGACAGCATTCCAccgattccactccagccattaccacgagccccaattaaggtgccaccaacctcctgtggtgcatGCCCACATACTATACAATTCATCGGATATTGACATACTGTCTGCAATCCCCCTGAAAAATATCAGTCCAACAAGGAACGTGTAAGAACACGATTTCCATCCTGATCCTCTTAGCATACAGTATCTCCATTTCCTTTCCAGAGGCATGCATAGACAGGAATCGTATAATGGTTTTGGCTTATGACTCATTTGACCAGTCTCTGTGTCATAGCTGTGAGAACTAGGGGTGCTGCACCACCCCCTGGTGGTGAGATAGTACATCTGCAGAagaggttacagccttattctaaaattgattaatttgTTTTACCTCTGAAAAAAATCCCAACAgtatgatgctgtcaccaccaatcttcaccgtagggatagtattggccaggtgatgagcggtgcctggtttcctccagatgtgacgcttggcattcaggccaaagagttcactcttggtggtctgagagtcctttaggcacCCTTTTTAAAAGGACAAAGCGAGctgctgccatgtgccttttacagaggagtggcttccgtctggccactctaccataaaggcctgattggtgtagtgctgcagagatggttgtccttctggaaagttctcccatttccacagaggaactctggacctatGTCAGAGTgcccattgggttcttggtcaccagcCAATTTTTTGTAttgaataaatttgcaaaaatgtatttaaaaaatgtttttttgccttgtcattatcagatattttgtgtagattgatgataaataaaaactatttaatccattttagaataaggctgtaatgtaacaaaatattgaaaaacccaaggggtctgaatattttccgaatgcactgtatatatattcccATGAGTGAGCAGACAGTAAAACAAAACATAGTCCTGTTGTCTGGCAACCAATACGCTTCCAGTCTATATAAGGGATGGGGTTTACCTAGGAGCAAGACAATTAGGAATGCGTTATTGTGCCATGAGCCAAGGACTCAATCCACTTCTCGTACGGTTTTGTGTTGCTTCATGAGCAGAGGCTTCTTTGATATGACGCTAATATGATTTGAATCGCCCTAAATTCTTGTGTTGTCATAAAGCTGTCTCTCTGCACCAGGTCAAAATCAATATTGACAGGCTACATTCATTGGTTGTTCTTTATCAGTTTGAGGATGTATTTCATTCATGTAAATACACCTTACAAAGTCAAAATCCTTTCTGCTTCATTTCTTTATTGTCAAGATAAAGAATGATGTCTTATCGTTAGATGTGACTGACATACTGTGTGTACTGGCGTCCACTAGCACAGTGGACGGATTGTTCTGGACTTCATTGTATACACGATGAAGATTACATTGTTTTGTTACGCCTCCTATTTTATGGCACTGTTTGTGTTACTGCAATATTTATGCTTGCCTACGTGATTAAATGCTGTTCGCCCCTGCTCTTAAACGTAGAAGAGACTTTGTTTTCAACGACTTACTGAATGCTGGCTAAATTAAGTTTCAATGAATGCTGGGAAAAAAAAACGTCCACATCTAGCCTAGATTTTACTCAATATTTTAATCTACGGTAGTAATGTATATCAGCGGCTAATTATTATCCGTTTTGTTGGCAACTCAATTTGAGCTGGCAAGTGGTGATATTGCAATGGAAAGCAATGGACACAGATTAAGGGTAACATATCTTCTTCATATAGTCCCTGACGGATGATCTGTATATATTCAGCTAACTATCCACAGAATCTCATCATTTGTCCAGAATAGGCTATAGCATGCTACAACTACGTACCTGTACAGTTTGGGTGGCCAGTGTAGATAGTCAGAACATCTAGAGAATATTCTCTCTTGTATTTTAAAATATCCAAATAAAGTGATTTAAGAAACTAAATGAAAAGTAAAGCCAAAAAATGCTGTATACGGTTGTTGTTATTCATACTGATAATGCTTACCTATGAGTTGAGATGCTTCAGTAGtagctgtctgtgtctgtgtatctaGGTGATGAAACTCCAGCCATAAGTCATTGTGTCACTTGGGTGATGTGGCCAGAGAAAAGTAATCAGATGTGTGAACttcctgtctctcgctctctctttctcacgtTCCAGCTCTCTCGCTCCCATCCACTCTCTCCGTTCACACAGATAGGGGGTGTGTAAGGGGGTGTGTACTACTGCCCATGCCTTACTCGGGTTGTTAGATGCTCTTCCCTCTTCAACTGGAGTCCTAGAATGTCCACTTCCTGCCTGTATTCTCTATGTTCAGCCAACAGACACCCAGAATGAGGCAAATGCGCCCAAAATCAATAGTAATTAGTAATAAATTATGACTTTAGGATTAGAGTATATCACTTTCCAAATATACCAATAGCTGTCTTAATGATGCATGTACTGCACGACTGTATACAGAGTTTTATAAAAGCTATCTGCAGGATGCCTCAGGCCCCTGATAGTTTTGGTGGCTCCTACATGGGGATGTTGCACTCTGGTGGCAGACTGTGTCAAGTCATCACCTTGTGCCTTATTACAATAGAGAAGTCAGAGACGTCCTGTCACAGAATGTTGCAACCAATTGTAAATGTTCTAATGTTCCATCAGCTGTAGCAAACATCCTCTTTATTCTGATGTTTGTCATTGGTTCAGCATTAAGCAAACAGGGTTTGGATTTCCCTTTATTTCCCAATGCATATAAAAGAAAAGACAACTTCCTGCTTTGATTGAACACCCTGTGCCATTTTGGATATATCTGTGATCTCAATATCCATGATCTCCATTACTCAGTCACAGGTAAGGCTTTTTCATAAATGAATCTGAAATACACGTTTAGAGTATTACACAATAAACACAGTCTTTTTCTGACTCTGTTTATTTGTAGTGTATTGTTACTGTGGAAGGCAATCTCAACAACATCAGAGATGGGTCTGTGGTTAATTGCGTTCACCATTTTTCTGTTGAAAGGTCAGTTTCTCCCTAATTGTGCGTATTGTACTTCTTAACTTGTACACACTTAGACTTACTCACAATTTTACTGACATTTTACTGATAACAACTCTGCAATGTGTGCTTGTACGTTTTAACAAATGTGTGCGAGATTGATAaatctttgtgtttgtgtgtgtgtgtgcagagacaTTTGTTTTGCTGTTCAGCCTGgcctcatagactagacgtaatatAATAAAAGTACGTCtgtgacactcaaattagtatgatatgttacctttggtatggttacatacagtgccttgcgaaagtattcggcccccttgaactttgcgaccttttgccacatttcaggcttcaaacataaagatataaaactgtattttttgtgaagaatcaacaacaagtgggacacaatcatgaagtggaacgacatttattggatatttcaaacttttttaacaaatcaaaaacttaaaaattgggcgtgcaaaattattcagcccctttaagttaatactttgtagcgccaccttttgctgcgattacatcttggggtatgtctctatcagttttgtacatcgagagactgaaatgttttcccattcctccttgcaaaacagctcgagctcagtgaggttggatggagagcatttgtgaacagcagttttcagttctttccacagattctcgattggattcaggtctggactttgacttggccattctaacacctggatatgtttatttttgaaccattccattgtagattttgctttatgttttggatcattgtcttgttggaagacaaatctccgtcccagtctcaggtcttttgcagactccatcaggttttcttccagaatggtcctgtatttgtctccatccatcttcccatcaattttaaccatcttccctgtccctgctgaagaaaagcaggcccaaaccatgatgctgccaccaccatgtttgacagtggggatggtgtgttcagggtgatgagctgtgttgcttttacgccaaacataacgttttgcattgttgccaaaaagttcaattttggtttcatctgaccagagcaccttcttccacatgtttggtgtgtctcccaggtggcttgtgtggtgactttaaacgacactttttatggatatctttaagaaatggctttcttcttgccactcttccataaaggccagatttgtgcaatatacgactgattgttgtcctatggacagagtctcccacctcagctgtagatctctgcagttcatccagagtgatcatgggcctcttggctgcatctctgatcagtcttctccttgtatgagctgaaagtttagagggacggccaggtcttggtagatttgcagtggtctgatactccttccatttcaatattatcgcttgcacagtgctccttgggatgtttaaagcttgggaaatctttttgtatccaaatccggctttaaacttcttcacaacagtatctcggacatgcctggtgtgttccttgttcttcatgatgctctctgcgcttttaacggacctctgagactatcacagtgcaggtgcatttatacggagacttgattacacacaggtggattgtatttatcatcattagtcatttaggtcaacattggatcattcagagatcctcactgaacttctggagagagtttgctgcactgaaagtaaaggggctgaataattttgcacgcccaatttttcagttattgatttgttaaaaaagtttgaaatatccaataaatgtcgttccacttcatgattgtgtcccacttgttgttgattattcacaaaaaaatacagttttatatctttatgtttgaagcctgaaatgtggcaaaaggtcgcaaagttcaagggggccgaatactttcgcaaggcactgtaagacaGAAGGTTATTAACTTCAAAAAACGAAAGGAAAGAGGGAGGTTGGTCGGGGAGGATGGGTAGACGTGaccgtctagcaacccaaaggtcaattttttaaaaatcaaatcaCGGACATCTTTAGCATTTTAACAAAATAGAAACTTTGCAACAACTCACAGTAGTACTTAGCCTGTTAGATCAACCTTCTCCTAAaactaacacctaaccctaactttaaccgtAATTTTAACCTTAACCCCACATTTGCACAGAAAagtggaattcgtaacatattatacCAATTGAAATGCGTGATATATCATTTACGAATtataattcgtaacatatcatactaaatgaagGCAGACAGATTTtatgtttactatgttatgtctatcCCTGAGTCCAGGTTTTGCTGTTCAGTGTTTGTTGATGGTGCGGTGTTCTCCAGGTGCTCTCTGCCAACAGTGGAGTCTGTGGACGCCCCAAAGCATTGTGGCTGTTGGTGGATCCTGCCTAATGGTCCCATGTAGATTCCAGATCCCTGCAGAGTTTGATGCTACCTTGAACAACTGCACACCCCATGGGCTTTGGAAGAAACATTCAGAATGGGGAAATATTGTTTTCCACTCAGCCCAAACGGATGCCAAGAACATCATCAAGGGAGTGATGTTAGGAACTCTGTTGAACAAGAACTGCACCACTATTTTCAACAGTTTCTCTGCAGGATATGATGACACATATATCTTTAGGCTGGAATGTGCTGGAACAAATCACCTCAAGTATAACTTTCTACCAGGTGTAAATATCAATCATACAGGTACTGAATTTTACCTTTCCTAAGAAATATAAtgccttaggaaagtattcagaccccttcacttttgccacattttgtcacattacagccttattctaaaattgattatatatattttttccctcatcaatctacatacaataccccataatgacaaagcaaaaacaggatttttagAAATTCCGTATTTATACAAGTATTCAGAttgtttgctatgagactcgaatttgagctcaggttcatcctgtttccattggccatccttgagatgtttctacaacttaattggagtccacctgtggtaaaatctattgattgtaaattattttgaaaagcacacacctgtctatataaggtcccacagttgacagtgcatgtcagagcaaaaaccaagccttgaggtcgaattaattgtccgtagagctcagagacaggattgtgtcgaggcaaagatctggggaagcgtaccaaaacatttctggagcattaaaggtccccaagaacacagtggcctacatcattcttaaatggaagaagtttgaaaccaccaagactcttcctgtcacaccctgatctgtttcacctgtctttgtgcttgtctccaccccctccaggtgtcgcccatcttccccattatcccctgtgtatttatacctgtgttctctgtttgtgtgttgccGGTTCGTTTTGTTTGTGAAACATACCAGCGTTTGTTCgcctgttcctgtctgtttcttgCACCTGTGTCTTAgtcttcctggttttgacccttctgcctgccatgaccctgagcctgcctgccgttctatgCCTTGCCCCAcctcactggattattgacccctgcctgccctgaccctgagactgcctgccgttctggacccttTGCATcttctctggattactgacccttgcttgcctttgacctgtcgtttgcctgtccCTCTATTtagaaataaacttttgtttctttgacactgtctgcatctgggtcatacctgaaacgtgatacttccttggtcagggaggtgaccaagaacccgatggtcactctgacagagctccagagttcctctatagagatgggagaactgtccagaaggacaacaatctctgcagtgCTCCACCAATCCACCAATCAGGaaagacgaaagccactcctaggtaaaagacacatgacagcccgcttggagtttgccaagaggcacctaaagactctcagaccatgagaaacaatattctctggtctggtgaaaccaagattgaactctttggcctgaatgccaagtgtcacgtctggaggaaacctggcaccatccctcctgtgaagcatggtggtggcagcatcatgctgtggggatgtttttcagcgacagggactgggagactagtcaggatcaagggaaagtacagagagatccttgatgaaaacctgctccagagcgcgcaggaactcagactgggggcgaaggttcaccttccagcaggacaatgaccctaagcacacagccaagacaacgcaggagtggctttggggtgagtctctgaatgtccttgagaggcccagccagagcccagacttgaacccgatataACATCCCTGGAGAaagctgaaaatagctgtgcagcaacgttccccatccaacctgacagagcttgagaggatctgcagagaagaataggataaattccccaaatactggcgtgccaagcttgtagcgtcatactcgaAGACTCGAGggtgtaatctctgccaaaggtgcttcaacgaagatctgagtaaagggtttgaatacttatgtaaatgtgatatttaagtttttttatttgtaataaatttactagcatttctaaaaaaaacatgttttttctttgtcattattgggtattgtgtgtagattgatgaggggaaaaacaatttaatcaattttagaataaggctgtaacataacaaaatgtggggaagtcaaggggtctgaatactttccgaatgcactgtatatgatttCCAATTTAAGTATACCCTTAGGGCTAAACATTCTAACAGAATGACTAGATTGAACTCTTATAAATACTAACAGCAAATATAGGGCTCGATCCAGTCAGATGGAGCGTTAACGCATGATGGCCGACATCCGCATAATGGATGTTTTGGTGGTGTTGGATATGTGACTGCGGAAAGAGCTGACAAATTGGTGAGTGGCTGCTCTTGTGTGTCACAAACCACTTCCTTCCTTATTATCCCTACCACTTTAGAAGTTCAAAACAGTGATAGAAAGTGTAGGCTCTATCGATGATAGAAAGTATTACTCTCAAGT
The DNA window shown above is from Oncorhynchus mykiss isolate Arlee chromosome 18, USDA_OmykA_1.1, whole genome shotgun sequence and carries:
- the LOC110496167 gene encoding C3a anaphylatoxin chemotactic receptor-like, which translates into the protein MTPNATIPFALVTSAARDDEAKVVDIDAIMNKLNIVLLTLTIVLGTTGNSVVIWMAGFKLKPTITNVWLVNLAVADLIFCLSRVLSLTKKLFFDYWPFGIFLCKFNGFFRYANMFCSVFLLAVISMDRTLCIWHPVFTKRRRTICTARLVSAGVWAVAAILSAPHFAYRQVYLSKNNLSKCSLEDNEPKVDNSAKLALYLMRFLCGFLLPFLIILCCYILAGLGIRRTRLLGKSRPLRILVSLVCAFFLCWAPYHCLLLAKMVNSNSTVVTGGLTVATAFTYFNSCVNPLLYFCMGLDMRGSRFRQTLAGVYRRALADDRDGRNTQSNERTVHNSSGSASQPALSLK